CTCCCTCAGCTCTCTCTGTTGTAACTTAAGTCCAATTCACCTCCTTCCCCTCAGAGGCCCCCAGATTCACAGGGGACCCTGTGACCCTTTCTCACCGTCCCTCTGGCGTCCTGACTTTCCCTCGTTTTGTGAGCAcgacaggggaggggagggctggggagggcccAGCCTGCACCACCCTTGTGCTGGGCCCTCACTCCCAGGCCGGTGGGCTCTCACCGGTTTTTCAGCAACTCCGATGACCACCTGCTGAAAAACATCGAGCTGTTCGACAAGCTCTCCCTGCGCTTCAACGGTCGCGTGCTCTTCATCAAGGACGTCATCGGTGATGAGATCTGCTGCTGGTCCTTCTACGGGCAGGGTCGGAAGCTGGCAGAGGTGTGCTGCACCTCCATCGTGTACGCCACCGAGAAGAAGCAGACCAAGGTACAGGGCTTCCGCCTGCCTGTGTGCGGCTGCACCTTTCACCACCGGGCTCACATCCTGCTGTTTCCCACACTCACCGCAGCGGTATCGCTCAAGGACAAAAGCCAATGCAGGGAGTTCAGGGAATGCACAGAAGGTCAGCTGAGAGGCAGGGCTGTTGACCAGCGGGGGTAATTGGAGTTGGCCCAATTCAGATCTGAATCCTGGTCCCAAAGTCAGTTTTCTGATTTTGGATAAGACATTTAGAccatctgggcctcagtttcctcatttgaagATATGAGAATGGAAGTATGAATTTAACAGAACTGTTATGAAAATGAGACAGTTCTGAGGAGAAGCAGTGCAGGGCAGGAGAAATAGCTGTTCAGTCCTCCAGCCCTTGCTGGTTGGGCGTTCCTGGTCAGTCAGCTTGTCTCTGCAGTGACAACACACTGCCAGGCACGAGTAAGGGATTTAATAGGAGATGacaaattcaatttttataatctgtaaaatggagactaGGGCTGTTAGAAATTTAATTCTCTATATAtacccacatatatatattctatatatatatacatatattctatgtatatacacacatattttatatatatatatatatatatatatatatatataaaggatcttggggcttcccagatggtgccagtggcaatgcaggagacacaagagatgcaagtccgatccctgggttgggaagatcccctagaggaggaaatggcaacccactccaatattcttgcctagagaatcccatggacacaggagcctggtggtgtgtgtccacggggtcgcagagtcggacatgactgagcgcacatgcACAACAAACCCAGCTAACTCTCCCCAGGCTGCCAGCAGATGGTGCCTCCCCAGAGAACAGCTGCCCCAGTGTGTTCAGGAGACGACAGACTGCCAGGGTGGAAGGGCGGCTTGTCTCAGGGGAGAGCTGTGTGCATGTGAAGGGCTCAAAGCAAGAaggcttttttgttttctgtgtgccCGGCTGTCTGCTCAACACTTTACAATCTTCATATAACATTCACAACAGTCTCTTAGGTCAGTGTTAACATTTGGAAACTCAGGCACCACAAAGTTAAGCCTGAGAccccacagctagtaagtggggGAGCTGTTTGTACCTAGGCCTGACCACAGAGCCAAGGCCCTGACCTCTCCACATACTAGTCCACTGGTCTGGGATTGGGTGGGGCAGGGTACTAGTCTTCTGCATCTTTATGTCCATAGAATACATCTCCTCATGCCTCCTTCAGAGGACACCTCCACCCACCCTCGCAAGACAGAAAGTCATGTCTCTTGATAGACTTCTGGAGGCCTCATGGAGTTAGCAGGGCCAACGGCCCTGACATGCTGTGCCCTCTTTGGGATGAAACCTCATGCTGTTCTCTCGTCCCAGGTGGAATTCCCAGAGGCCCGAATCTATGAGGAGACACTCAACGTCTTACTCTATGAGACCCCCCGAGTCCCTGACAACTCCCTCTTGGAGGCCACAAGCCGGAACCGCAGCCAGGCTTCCCCCAGTGAAGATGAGGAAACCTTGGAACTGCGGGACCGTGTCCGCCGAATCCACGTCAAGCGCTACAGCACTTACGATGACCGGCAGCTCGGCCACCAGTCCTCCCATCGTGATTAATGAGACCCTCCTGGAGTCAGGGCACGGGACGCCCCATTGCCCCTCTTGTGGAGACCCGCCCCCTCGGCCACCCCACTCTGCTGCTGGCTGGGTCTCTGCCCCAGCACCCAGAGGCACAACAGGACCTGCCCAGGAGGTCAGAGGGCCTGAGCAGCGGAGGGCTCGAATTTCTCTGCCCGGCTCCCTCAGCACTTCAGGAGGACTGGCCCCTTTGCTCAGCCCCTCCCTTTCTGGCCCTGGGCTGAATGGACTGACCTGTCCACCTCCCATTGGGAGCATTCCCCTCCTCCCTTGGCTGAGCACACCTTTGCTCTGCTGAAGGCTACTTTAGGCCTCAGGGGAGGCCCACGGGGAACGGGTTTCTCTCTGAGGAAGGTGGCTTCTGGTGCTTTGGAGGCCCAGTTTCTTACAGGAGGTGGGGCTCCTTTTTTCCTAAGCACAGGCTTGATGAGTTACGTTTTTAACAAATAATCTAGGAAATGACTAGTTTTTAGTTTTAGTTGAATAATGAGGGGACTGGGTATTTCTGCTACCCCTCCAGGGTTCCAAGATCCGTGGTAAAGCAGAACCCTTGGCCCTTTTGCTACCTTTGGGATCTGTTTCTTTAAGCACTTTGTACTTTTATTCAGGAGATTTGTAATCTGCCCTGACCCACGTCATCTTCTGATCGAATCCCCTTTTCCCTGTAGAGTCAATCTAAGGGAGGGGAAAGAAGCAATAAAAAAACTGACCAGCTCTAGCTTTGCCACAGTGGCCAAGCAGCCAACCCAAAGAGCACTGACGGGGTGAGTTTGTGTAAGTTAGGACCTGTGGTCCTAATAACACCCCTAGAAGAAAGGATCGTTTACCCCCACATCTTCAGAGTCACATATGCACTGACTTTTAGGGTCTTACATGACTGTTCTCTTTGATTCTCTCGCCCTTGGCTCTGAAGCAAGCTGTCCTCACTTACTGTAAGCTCAGAGGGCCGTTGTGGTGGCAGGGGGCAGGAGCTGCAGCAGGCAGGCTGGAGCCCATGGGCCCCACACCCACCTGCCCATCATCCGAGGACAGCAAACACAGCCCTGCATTCCCGGGGGCCCCACTGAGGTGGTTATGCTTGGCCATCCATCCTCCCGCCCCCATCCATGTTGTTGGTTTTGGGGATGGTGGTTCTGCCCAGTGGTGAGTTCCTGAACACAGGAGAATGTGTGTAGCCTAAAAGCCTTGaaagggttcttcatttctttcttgttgGGTAAATTTGGCTCTAGAGATGCCGCACCCTTGGGTAAGGGTGCAAGTTCCAAGCTCCTCTTCAGGGCTTCGGTTTTCATTCCCTTCTGTTTGGCTTGGCCCGCGGGCAGCTGCTTATCTGAATTCTTTTCTAAAGGAATGCCACCAGGAAGGAGCTGTTCAGCCAACCTAACAAACCAGCACTGCACTCAGCAGTACCCACTCAGTCAGGAAAGGACATAGCTGATCAAGTTCATGTCTCTTGACTACTCTGACCATAGCTAAGTGGCTGCTTACAGTTGAGCCTATGGGCAAATGTCAGGCCAGGATTAGTAGACACGAAGACCTGTGCTAGGGCAGGAGAAAGGTGACTCTAATCAGGCGTTTCACGCTAGTCGTACTCTTGAATGTATAGACTTTCAGGTGAGGCACCTTGATGGTCAGCTATGAACGGTTCTTCAAGCCTTCACTGGAGTAATAAGATGAAGACAAATCCATTTCTTTGGCCAGATTCCAACTCTGGGTTTCCCACAGTGACTGGAATGCTTCTGCTTGAGGCCACCAGTCTGTTTCCTCAGCTGCCTTCCCAAAGCCCGTTAATACTCAAAGTCCCAGCTCCCCACTGAGGTATTTTAATGCTTGTCCCTTAACCTTCCCAGTCCCTGGGCCTCTCTTCACTGCTGGGACTTTGAGATCCTCAGCTGTCTCAGTGGTGAGCAGTCTTTTCTTCCTGAGACAGCACAACAGTCTGGGACTCTGGGCACTTATCTCTTCCAGTTGAAAATCGCTCTTTGGTTTTAAAATACTAACATTGAACTCACTGAAGTAATCTTAGCTTTTAAAGTCAGACTGTGTTGTAAGGGTTTGGGGAATTTTGAGTTTCCCAGCCCCATTCAGAAAATGCTCTTGGCTGTGTAAATTTTTCAATTCTGAGCAGCCCTGGGGAATGTACACAAAAAGTGTGGATCAAAGTTAAACCTTGTCAGTGTCTAAGAAAACTGGAAGCCTGCTGTTAACCACACGGGCCAGCATTAGGTTCTATTACctgaccagggtctgctgaagGATGGCACAGGTCCTGGCATGAAAGAACTTCTTTATCATGTAACTACAATTCCCTGTTGCTCGGCATAGGTGATGGAAGCAAACACTAATTTCTAATAAACCTGTGTTACACTGCGGTGCTTCAGAGCCGTGCTTACAGGGAGTAGAGCTTGGTCACTCACTGCTGTGTGGCCATAATTCATGTATTTCTGTTTACCACCTGACCTGACCTTCTCACTGGGGCCTATGCCCCATTGCACTCAGTTGCCCTGCAACCCAGGCTCCCCCTGGTGGAGGATTAGTGAAaattggtcagtcatgtctgactttttacgaccccagactatacagtccatggaattctccaggccagaatactggagtgggtagcctttcccttctacaggggatcttcccaacccagggatcgaacccaggtctcccatacagcaggtggattctttaccagctgagccaccagggaggcccaagaatactggagtgggtagcctatcccttctccagcagatcttcccgacccaggaatcgtaccggagtctcctgcagtgcaggcggattctttgccagctgagctaagGTGGAGGATTAAGGACAACACTATAAAGGGCTGGAACTGAaatttaatattaagaaaatggtaGTCAGGGAGCAAGCAAGAATCCTAAGAATCGGGGCAAAAATGCAGCACATTTTTATCTCTGGCTCTTGGAGATCTTCAAGAAGCTCAGAAAGTAGCTTGGCTTAGTCACTGTCCATACCTAACGCTCCCTGGCTGAGTTTCTGCATTTCTGAACTGGAGGCCTGACAGACTCGTGCCCGTGGCTGGCAGGCCCACTGCTCCAGGAAACCCAACAGGCTTGCCTTACTCCTTTGACCTTGCTGCTGCCCTCCAGCTCTGCACTTGGCAGAGGGTAAAGAAAACAGAGTCCAGCCCATCCCCCACTTCACTGGCTGAGTGACCTGGGAGACATCAGGCAAACCCCTGCCCCACGATGGAGACAGACACCCTAGCTGAAGGGGCAGCTTCCTGAAGGGCAGTTAAGGACAGTAACCAAGGGCCCCCGCCAGGTCAGAAAGGGAGCCTGAGACGTCGGGGGGCAGAAACGGCGAGGGTGGCCAAGCGCGCACTGGTTTATTGCCCAAACCTCGCATTCTAACAACTGTGTGACAGTCTAGGGAACCCCCACACCTATGGCCGCTGAACACAGTTCCTGATGGAAAGGTTTACTGGAACACAGCGTAGGCAGGGCATACGGGGAAGGCCAGCCTTGGAGGAGGCCCACGTGAGTCTTCTGGAGAAGTCATACTCCACCCGCCAAAGTAAGAACGCCGAAGTCAAATGGCACAAACGATTAAGAGACCCACTGTGGCCGTGACAGAGTTCTGCAGCAACTCTCATGGGATGTGGGCTGTTGTTTGGGGCGGAGCCTGGGTGCTCAGGGCCTCTGCTGGCCTACCAATGAAGGCCTGAGGGCGGTGTCTTCTCATCTTTATTGCTttccagggagaagggagggatccGGACGTCAAAGTGGGAACCATCAGGCCTCTCGAAGCGGAAAGTGCCCCTGGGAGTCAGAGAGAAACTGGTTTAGAGGTCTGGAGAGCCCTGTGCCCTCAGCACCACAACTGAGGCAGAATAATGCAGGCCTGGGCTCTTCTGCCTGGCTCATGCCAGGATAACACTGGTCCAGGGACCCAAGAGCCCATCCTGGCCCTtcatgaaaagaagaaatgaagttgTCCTGAATTCAGCCCTTCGATGCACCCTGGATAAGCCACCCAACTATGCTTTCAGGATACAGAATTAAACACCAAGGGAAAAAACCAACTCATTGGCAGCTCTGTAGCAAAAAGTCACCAGACTGCTTTGACCTAAGTCCTCATCCCACAGGGGCCtccccagatggcacagtggtaaagaatccacctgccaatgcaggagatgcaacagacacagttcaatccctgactaaggaaaatcccctggagaaagaaatctccagtattcttgcccggaaaattccatggacagaggagcctgtcgggctatagtccatggaattgcaattagacatgactgagcaactgagcacacacacacacacacaaattccacAAAATCACGGAGAACTGGCAAAGTCATAAATCAGGCAAGACTCACACAACAATGAATGGCAGATACACCACCTCAGGACTTCACTGGGTCCAGAGTGAACTGCACGCTATGAGCTCTCCCTTTCTGACCTGCAGTGTCCGTGGACCTAAGCTGCCCCCACACCCACTTACTCACCACATGTGCCCACTGGAGGCCTGCAGGGAGACGTGGCTGCTGTACTGGAAGGCGGGCTGCTCCTTGGATAACACTGGTTCCTGTGAGGGTTCAGGCAAAATAGGTCAGACCAGACAAGCTCCCTGTACCCCAGGGCCACATGCTGACCATCACCGAGTCAGGACCAGATGCCCTCTCATGCCTCCCACCATAACGGCCGGCCAGCACCTCCTCTCACAGCACCGCCATTGACCTGGGCCTTTTACTCTGGCCCTGAGAAAGATAATCTCAGACTAAACATCTGAGGTTTCCAGACAAAGATGACAAGCCCAAGATCTCTGCAAATACCCCTTTCAGCGTCTATTCACTAAGTGCCTTATGATCAGCAAACATCTGCTAACTTAAGTCCTGGTCATCATAAGGTAATAGATGTTATCCTAAAAAACTGAGACTCTGGTTAAATAACCTGGCCAAAGTTATGCAGCCAGTAAACAACACAGTGGGCGTCTGAAAAGAGATGAGCTCCAAAGCCCTGTTCTTTCTATCCCACGCTGCCTCCCCAAGTCCCTGCTAATGTGTATAACTGCTTACTGAATGCGGCCCCTTCTCTTGACTATTTCTCAGGAGAGTGGGTGGGGTAGCGCAGGAATTGCAAAGTCAGATCTCTTCAAGGGCCAGCAGAGGATGTATGTGTgtaaagaggcagaggaaggacAACTGGGAGTGCTGGAGGGTGTGTACCACACCCAAAGGCTTCccaattcagatttttaaaaagggtgGCCACCAACGTCACTTACTTGGCTCCAAATCCAGGACCTGCTGCTACGAGTTATAAGGACCATGGGCCAGTTAAATAACAGTCCCTCACAGTGAGGTTTCTCACTCTGAACAGTCCTGTGCTTTCACACACTGACCCCCTGCCCCTAACCACAGAGGAGGAGACCGTGCACTAAGCTCCCAGGCCTGCTGGGTGCGACCAGAAACCAAGACTGTTAGCCCAAAGATGCTCACCCTGCCCACCACCCCTCGGCCTCGCACTGTCTCCAAGGTGCCGGACAGACTGAATATCCTCCAGTGTCGCTCCCGGAGCTGAACCACGTCACTGTCGAGGTTCTCCAGGCGGATGCAGTAGCGCCACTGTGGGAGCAGGGGAGAGACTTCACGTCTGAGAAGGAACAGAACCTGGGCTAGCCCCCTGGCAATTCTACGAGAGAAAAGGGCAACGAAGGCCAACACCTGCCCTGCACGGGTCTCATCTCCCGCCCTGGAGGTGaagcccccacctcccacctgcccCCACAGGCACGCCTCCTGGGCTCCCCTCCTCCCGAGATTAGACACTCACCCAGTAGACGTGGGAATTCTGGGCTTCctggggaaaacaaaacacaaagaattTCAGTCCCCGAGGGTAGAAAACGTCTATTCCAACCAACATCACTCCAGTGGAGCAGATGTATTCCAGGACGGATGCAAAGACAGAAGAAAGCCATAAGTATCTTGATGACGTGCTAACTATGGCCAACATGCCCAGAGGGAGGCAGGCTCCCTGGGCCCTTCCCTGGCCTCCTTCCTCTTCATCCTATCAAGATCACAGAGCTGGATGAGAACAGAAGAGAGGGCCCTTCCCTCTCACCACTCTCCCCATCAGCCTCCACCCCTTTGCCCACCACTGCTGCCCAGGCTGCTgtcttcctcctctgccttcccACATCTCAGCAGGATTACAAGACTTAGAAAGATGTAGGCTGGCCTCCCCCACTACCGTGAGCTCCTGGAAGGCAGGTACAGTGTTTCATTTTTGTCACCCTAAGACCCAGGTTACGGCCAAGCAAGAAACAGCTCAATAAATGTATAAAACGTGGGAAGAGGAGCCTACAGTGATTTAAACAAGTATGTGTATGTTCTTCATAATCATGGCTCCCTTTGAgccagaagagaagagagagtcaACCTGGAGGCCTCCTTCCTGGGATCTGAGTGTTTCCTTGCTCTAGGTCTTGATGTCAGCTCTTGCCAAGAGGGTGCTCGACCCCAGCCAATACATGCAGCACTGGAAACCAGAACCTCAGGCACATGGTTTAAATGTGGGACCCACACCAGCAGTCACACTGGGGACCCCACACAGAACCCGGGGGCCCGGCCCTGAGGGAAGGTACCAAGGCTCGGCACCTACCCTCATGCCCATGTAGAAGGGGATGACGGTGACACGGATATTCTCAGTTGTTTCCCGGTGGACATCAGAGAGCTCCAGCCAGGGGTGATTCTTCTCCTGCCAGGCCCGTAGTGTCTCCCGAGCCACAAAAGGGGGTGCTGGGGCAAGAGATGACTGGTTAGACCAGGCCAGCGGCCAACTGCTTCTCTTATAAAATCCTTCCCAGTGATGGCCAAGGTATAGAAGACACATGAGCAAAAGCAGCACAGGCTGGAAGAAGGCACAGGGCTGCCTACCAAGAATAAGCCCCAAGGAGGAATATGACGTCAGGGGAAGAGAAGTGGCCTGGGAGTTAGGGGCCCTGGCTCTCAGATCTCACTCTGCCACTACCTAGCAACCTTGAGTCGCTCTCATCATCCCTGAGCCTGTTTCCCTATCTGTGAGGAGGAGATAAAGGCCATCTACCCGACAGGTCTAAAGGGAGGTTAAATCAAGTTGTAGAAACAGAGCTTTGAAACTGCTTCTGTGACACTGTTTTTGAAGAAAGGGCCCTCCCATTACAGCTTCCCTTTATGAAAGAGGGTACCTTTTGTCTGGTCATACAGGAGAAATCTTTCAAAGAGCTCATGCTGGATAGGAACCTGATCAGTGGAGGTGTAGGGGAGGATGTCTTCGTGGCTGACATAATCCAGGCCTGgcagagagacaaagacagaaaacTCACAGAGGAACGGGGAAGAGTGGGGCTGAAAAGAAACTCAATTTTTGGGCCTTGTCCCAGGGTGGGACGAAGCTGGCACCAAGGCGCTCAGCATCTACACGCCCTCCAAAGCAGATTTAAGGACAGCAGAAAGGCACTGGAATTCTCTTCCTGAGACACACCAGACCCCTCACCGATGGGCACCACTCAGATGCTCATAACTCACCTGGAATGGCATAGAGGGCCCGGCTGTCATCGTGATTAGCCAAGAAAGTCACAGCTTCTGTCTGAGATCTCTGAGACTAAGGCAAGAAGCAAGTCATAGGTTTTCTGGTCACTATCCAGTCCTGAGGACTTGGGGCCCAGTGCAGTATGGAACTGCTGGATCCCTCTCCTTCTCTTGGTCCCCATCAGGGTCCAGG
The DNA window shown above is from Bos javanicus breed banteng chromosome 19, ARS-OSU_banteng_1.0, whole genome shotgun sequence and carries:
- the POLDIP2 gene encoding polymerase delta-interacting protein 2 produces the protein MAGCVARRALTVGSRWWSRSLTGTRGPRPLCAAGGAGAFPPVATTTTRRHLSSRNRPEGKVLETVGVFEVPKQNGKYETGQLFLHSVFGYRGVVLFPWQARLYDRDVASAAPEKAENPAGHGSKEVKGKTHTYYQVLIDARDCPHISQRSQTEAVTFLANHDDSRALYAIPGLDYVSHEDILPYTSTDQVPIQHELFERFLLYDQTKAPPFVARETLRAWQEKNHPWLELSDVHRETTENIRVTVIPFYMGMREAQNSHVYWWRYCIRLENLDSDVVQLRERHWRIFSLSGTLETVRGRGVVGREPVLSKEQPAFQYSSHVSLQASSGHMWGTFRFERPDGSHFDVRIPPFSLESNKDEKTPPSGLHW